From Halotia branconii CENA392, the proteins below share one genomic window:
- a CDS encoding SufS family cysteine desulfurase — MTFTSTKTLADKVRADFPILRQEVNGKQLVYLDNAATSQKPLLVLNALRDYYEQYNANVHRGAHTLSAKATDAYEATRDKVAKFINAASRQEIVYTRNASEAINLVAYSWGMNNLQPGDEIILSVMEHHSNIVPWQLVAQKTGAVLKFVELTPAQTFDLEQFKQLISEKTKLVAVSHVSNTLGCINPVAEIEAIAHRYNAKFLVDACQSVPHMPVDVQQINCDWLVASGHKMCAPTGIGFLYGKLELLASMPPFFGGGEMIAEVYLDHSTYAELPHKFEAGTPAIAEAIALGAAVDYLSNIGMDKIHAYEAELTAYLFQQLQQIPQIQIYGPQPNAQGEGRAALASFTAGEVHANDLSTLLDQEGVAIRSGHHCTQPLHRYLGLAATARASLSFYNTREEIDIFIKALKETLDFFAEFS; from the coding sequence ATGACCTTCACCTCTACCAAAACTCTAGCCGATAAAGTCCGCGCTGACTTCCCGATATTACGTCAGGAAGTCAACGGGAAACAATTGGTTTACCTAGATAATGCAGCTACCTCGCAAAAACCTTTGCTCGTATTAAACGCCTTGCGCGATTATTACGAACAATATAATGCCAATGTGCATCGGGGAGCGCATACACTCAGTGCTAAAGCTACTGATGCTTATGAAGCAACACGGGACAAGGTTGCTAAATTTATCAATGCTGCATCACGTCAGGAAATTGTCTATACCCGTAACGCTAGTGAGGCTATTAATTTAGTCGCCTACAGTTGGGGAATGAATAATTTACAGCCGGGAGATGAAATTATTCTGTCGGTAATGGAACACCACAGTAATATTGTTCCCTGGCAACTTGTCGCCCAAAAAACGGGTGCAGTTTTGAAGTTTGTAGAACTGACACCTGCACAAACTTTTGATTTGGAACAGTTTAAACAACTGATTTCCGAGAAGACAAAATTGGTGGCAGTATCCCATGTTTCTAATACTTTGGGTTGTATTAACCCAGTAGCAGAAATTGAGGCGATCGCTCACAGATACAATGCGAAATTCTTAGTTGATGCTTGTCAAAGCGTACCACACATGCCTGTAGATGTACAGCAAATCAATTGTGATTGGTTGGTTGCATCTGGTCATAAAATGTGCGCTCCCACTGGCATCGGGTTTTTGTATGGTAAGTTGGAACTTTTGGCATCAATGCCACCATTTTTTGGTGGTGGTGAGATGATTGCAGAGGTTTATTTAGACCATTCTACTTATGCAGAATTGCCCCATAAATTTGAAGCTGGTACACCTGCAATTGCAGAGGCGATCGCTCTTGGTGCAGCGGTAGATTATCTTAGTAATATTGGTATGGATAAAATCCATGCCTACGAAGCCGAATTAACTGCTTACTTGTTCCAACAATTGCAGCAAATTCCTCAAATTCAAATTTATGGCCCTCAACCAAATGCTCAAGGAGAAGGTAGAGCTGCCTTAGCATCATTTACAGCTGGGGAAGTCCACGCTAACGACTTATCGACATTATTAGATCAAGAAGGCGTAGCTATTCGTTCGGGACACCACTGTACTCAACCTTTACACCGTTACCTAGGTTTAGCGGCAACTGCACGGGCAAGTTTATCCTTTTATAATACCCGCGAAGAAATTGATATTTTCATCAAAGCATTGAAGGAAACCTTAGACTTTTTCGCAGAGTTTTCGTGA
- a CDS encoding shikimate kinase, protein MHRILIFGNSGSGKSTLANKLGKDLEIPILDLDTIVWEPNQIAIRRSHADAAKDLQDFIDNNISWIIEGCYSTLIEIAIAFSTEIYFLNPGINKCLENNRNRPWEPHKFKSAEEQAQTFEFLQNWIQQYEERDDEFGYLSHRSIFNQYNGQKYEIIDNEIPDFFKKSGI, encoded by the coding sequence ATGCATCGGATTTTAATATTTGGTAATTCCGGTTCTGGAAAAAGCACTCTTGCAAATAAACTTGGTAAAGACTTAGAGATTCCAATTCTTGATCTCGATACTATCGTTTGGGAACCCAATCAAATTGCCATACGCCGTTCTCACGCCGATGCGGCTAAAGATTTACAAGACTTTATCGACAATAATATTTCTTGGATAATTGAAGGCTGTTACAGTACTTTAATTGAAATTGCGATCGCATTCTCAACTGAAATCTATTTTCTCAATCCCGGCATTAATAAGTGTCTTGAAAATAACCGCAATCGTCCTTGGGAACCACATAAATTTAAATCAGCTGAGGAACAGGCGCAAACATTCGAGTTTCTTCAAAATTGGATTCAACAATATGAAGAACGCGATGATGAATTTGGTTATTTATCCCATCGCTCAATATTTAATCAGTATAATGGTCAAAAATACGAAATAATTGACAACGAGATCCCCGACTTCTTTAAGAAGTCGGGGATCTAA
- a CDS encoding energy-coupling factor ABC transporter ATP-binding protein, with translation MQEYLLEFEQVYYTYSGAQQLALNNLTLKIPLGKRCALIGQNGCGKTTLLLLANGLYKPNSGIVRWRGEPLNYNRNYLSQLRQKVGLVFQDPEQQLVASTVEEDISYGLCNLGLPVSEIKDRVEQALVEFGLTTLAERPVHHLSLGQKKRVSIADVMVLQPELLVLDEPTAYLDVKHTRNLIATLKKIHQNGTTLVMATHDLDLVYRWADWVFVMHEGRLVLEGQPQDVFLQHDLLLELELGIPLIYEILYYGLSSEDESVKQRVQNKILNRTII, from the coding sequence ATGCAGGAATATTTACTCGAATTTGAGCAGGTATATTACACCTATTCAGGCGCACAACAATTGGCTTTGAATAATCTAACATTAAAGATTCCGTTAGGTAAAAGATGTGCGCTAATTGGTCAAAATGGTTGTGGTAAAACGACACTATTATTATTAGCTAATGGTCTATACAAACCTAATTCTGGCATTGTCCGTTGGCGTGGTGAACCGTTAAATTATAACCGGAATTATCTTAGTCAATTACGGCAAAAAGTTGGTTTGGTATTTCAAGACCCAGAACAACAATTAGTAGCTTCTACTGTTGAAGAAGATATATCTTACGGTTTATGTAATTTGGGTTTACCAGTATCCGAAATTAAAGACCGAGTAGAGCAAGCATTAGTTGAATTTGGGTTGACTACTTTAGCCGAAAGACCAGTGCATCATTTGAGTTTAGGACAAAAAAAGCGAGTTTCTATAGCAGATGTGATGGTGTTACAACCAGAACTATTGGTGTTGGATGAACCTACCGCTTATTTAGACGTAAAACATACTCGTAATTTGATAGCAACTCTAAAAAAAATTCATCAAAATGGAACTACTTTAGTAATGGCAACCCATGATTTAGATTTAGTCTATCGGTGGGCAGATTGGGTTTTTGTGATGCACGAAGGACGATTAGTACTAGAAGGTCAACCCCAGGATGTGTTTTTGCAACATGACCTGTTATTAGAGTTAGAATTAGGAATACCATTGATATATGAAATATTATATTATGGATTATCTTCTGAAGATGAATCAGTTAAACAACGAGTCCAAAATAAGATATTAAATAGAACTATTATTTAG
- the cbiQ gene encoding cobalt ECF transporter T component CbiQ produces the protein MSLQLDTLAYTNRLRRLPPEHKLIFAFTTLAISLVTHPFVQILMALWMSAWTVIYARIPAGVYFRLLMFTIVFCLTSLPALIVNGVAIPDLQSVKLDSWYGLTLGHFYIYISHSGSIQALEILTRALASVSCLYFLMLTVPFTELLQTLRYLRFPVLLTDLLLLMYRFIFILLNTASELWTAQNSRGGYRTVAIGMKSLALLIGQLLQRTLQRYSQFSLGLEARGFVSEFRVWHPRRYRPQLRYIIEAIFGCVVLIGLDFWRNAGIFTRI, from the coding sequence ATGAGTCTGCAATTAGACACTTTAGCTTATACTAATCGACTGCGAAGATTACCACCAGAACATAAACTGATTTTTGCATTTACTACCCTTGCTATTTCCCTTGTTACCCATCCATTTGTGCAAATTTTGATGGCGCTTTGGATGAGTGCTTGGACGGTGATTTATGCCAGAATCCCGGCTGGTGTTTATTTTCGATTGTTAATGTTCACGATAGTTTTTTGTTTGACAAGTTTACCAGCCCTGATAGTAAATGGAGTTGCGATTCCTGATTTACAAAGCGTAAAATTAGATTCTTGGTATGGACTAACTCTCGGACACTTCTATATTTATATTAGTCATAGTGGCAGTATCCAAGCATTGGAAATTTTAACTAGAGCATTAGCCTCTGTTTCTTGCTTATATTTTCTCATGTTAACTGTCCCTTTCACAGAGCTATTACAAACTTTGCGTTACTTACGATTTCCAGTGCTTTTAACTGATTTGTTATTACTAATGTATCGGTTTATTTTCATTCTGCTGAATACAGCCAGTGAATTGTGGACAGCACAAAATTCTCGTGGTGGCTACCGCACTGTTGCTATTGGTATGAAAAGTTTAGCATTACTAATCGGGCAACTATTACAGCGAACCTTACAACGATATAGTCAGTTTTCTCTGGGACTGGAAGCACGGGGTTTTGTCAGTGAATTTCGAGTTTGGCATCCTCGTCGCTATCGTCCTCAATTACGATATATCATCGAAGCTATTTTCGGCTGTGTAGTATTAATAGGATTGGATTTTTGGCGGAATGCAGGAATATTTACTCGAATTTGA
- a CDS encoding energy-coupling factor ABC transporter substrate-binding protein, producing MNQSKKGLSNWLLVVAVLALAVAPLIFVRGAEFGGADSKAQEAIAEIQPGYKPWFKSFFEPASGEIASLLFASQAALGAGVVGYAIGLYKGRSQQQKHEE from the coding sequence ATGAATCAGTCTAAAAAAGGGTTGAGTAACTGGCTGTTGGTAGTAGCTGTCTTAGCTTTAGCAGTTGCACCGTTAATATTTGTGCGGGGTGCGGAATTTGGCGGTGCTGATAGCAAAGCACAAGAAGCAATTGCTGAAATCCAACCTGGATATAAACCCTGGTTTAAATCATTTTTTGAACCAGCTAGTGGGGAAATAGCAAGCTTATTATTTGCTTCGCAAGCAGCTTTGGGTGCAGGAGTAGTTGGTTATGCAATTGGGTTGTATAAAGGACGTTCCCAACAACAAAAACATGAAGAATGA
- a CDS encoding energy-coupling factor ABC transporter permease, protein MKRKTQALVSLTLMGVISFYLVVGLPKPAYAMHIMEGFLPVQWAIFWWIVALPFFILGLRSLTRITQANPQLKLLLGLAGAFTFVLSALKIPSVTGSCSHPTGTGLGAVLFGPLTMSVLGSLVLLFQALLLAHGGLTTLGANAFSMAIAGPFAAYWIYNLTIKLGGKEKIAIFLAAAIADLLTYIITSIQLALAFPAPVGGFFASFIKFAGIFAITQVPLAISEGLLTVLVWNWLQSYNPQELELLKLIKREPQRNESV, encoded by the coding sequence ATGAAAAGAAAAACACAGGCGTTAGTCAGTCTAACCCTGATGGGAGTTATCAGTTTTTACTTGGTAGTTGGTTTACCCAAACCCGCTTATGCCATGCACATTATGGAAGGTTTTTTACCAGTGCAGTGGGCAATTTTTTGGTGGATTGTGGCATTACCATTTTTTATATTAGGATTGCGTAGCCTGACTCGCATTACCCAAGCGAACCCGCAACTCAAACTACTCCTGGGCTTGGCTGGTGCTTTCACTTTCGTACTGTCAGCCTTGAAAATCCCTTCTGTTACAGGCAGTTGTTCTCATCCTACAGGAACGGGGTTAGGTGCGGTGCTGTTTGGCCCCCTTACTATGTCGGTTTTGGGTAGCTTAGTATTGTTGTTTCAAGCTTTATTACTAGCGCATGGCGGCTTGACGACGTTGGGGGCAAATGCTTTTTCGATGGCGATCGCTGGGCCATTTGCAGCTTACTGGATATATAATTTAACAATCAAGTTGGGTGGTAAAGAAAAAATCGCGATATTTCTAGCAGCTGCGATCGCAGATTTACTTACCTATATTATCACTTCTATCCAACTCGCCTTAGCTTTTCCTGCACCTGTTGGTGGGTTTTTCGCTTCATTTATCAAGTTTGCCGGAATTTTTGCCATAACTCAAGTTCCCTTAGCAATTAGTGAAGGATTACTAACTGTATTAGTGTGGAACTGGCTGCAATCTTATAATCCTCAAGAGTTAGAATTGCTGAAATTAATCAAACGGGAACCTCAAAGAAATGAATCAGTCTAA
- a CDS encoding DM13 domain-containing protein: MKFKHLAILAIATVFTINLTKQASSNPPATQTPVASLFAASMSMAESGKFQSGEHPTQGTVKVIAEQGKRYLEFDQSFQTDSGPDLFVILYRSDAPPITGIKEKDYVSIARLKSIKGTQRYALPDNLKLAEFKSVAIWCRQFNATFGYASLKG; the protein is encoded by the coding sequence ATGAAATTTAAGCATTTAGCCATTCTAGCGATCGCTACTGTTTTTACTATAAATCTGACAAAACAAGCAAGTTCTAATCCGCCAGCAACTCAAACGCCTGTAGCTAGTCTATTTGCAGCATCAATGTCAATGGCTGAGTCTGGAAAGTTCCAGTCTGGAGAACACCCTACCCAAGGAACAGTTAAAGTGATCGCTGAACAAGGAAAACGCTATTTAGAGTTTGATCAGAGTTTTCAAACAGATTCAGGCCCTGATTTATTTGTTATTTTATATCGCTCAGATGCACCGCCAATAACTGGGATTAAAGAAAAAGATTATGTCAGCATTGCTCGTTTAAAAAGTATCAAGGGTACTCAACGTTATGCCTTACCTGATAATCTGAAGTTAGCAGAATTTAAATCTGTAGCGATCTGGTGTCGCCAATTTAATGCTACTTTTGGCTATGCTTCTTTGAAAGGATGA
- a CDS encoding DUF4079 domain-containing protein: MEIADFLGLLHPAIAVIFVFPLIGNVVNFAWQTRQRRLQNLAGGKSKIPPVVGKEHKQLGEWLTGAIVGLVLLGLAYPIGKNILHNQLWNQATFQVAFILLMFILTIAALVLLYRAKKRVWRAVFATLTGAGLIIIGCQDGVFRRTNEWYWSHYYIGITAALLMIFSLAIVQDIYQDRSNRWRTVHTILNCIALLLFIGQGMTGTRDLLEIPLSWQEQYIYKCDFVNKTCPTINPQAPK; the protein is encoded by the coding sequence ATGGAAATAGCAGATTTTTTGGGGCTTTTACATCCAGCGATCGCAGTTATTTTTGTCTTTCCATTAATTGGTAATGTAGTCAATTTTGCTTGGCAAACACGTCAACGTCGTTTGCAAAATTTAGCTGGAGGTAAAAGTAAAATTCCTCCAGTAGTTGGCAAAGAACACAAACAATTAGGTGAATGGCTTACAGGTGCAATTGTCGGATTAGTCTTACTTGGATTAGCTTACCCAATTGGTAAAAATATTTTGCACAATCAATTGTGGAATCAAGCTACTTTTCAAGTTGCATTTATTCTGCTGATGTTTATTTTAACCATTGCTGCATTAGTGTTACTTTATCGAGCAAAAAAACGAGTATGGCGGGCAGTTTTTGCAACTTTAACTGGTGCTGGTTTAATAATTATCGGTTGTCAAGATGGAGTATTTCGTCGTACAAATGAATGGTACTGGTCACACTATTATATTGGGATAACCGCAGCTTTGTTGATGATTTTTTCTTTAGCGATTGTACAAGATATTTATCAAGATAGATCTAATCGCTGGCGAACTGTGCATACAATTTTGAACTGTATTGCTTTATTATTATTTATCGGGCAAGGAATGACAGGAACGCGAGACTTACTAGAAATTCCCCTGAGTTGGCAAGAACAATACATTTATAAATGTGATTTTGTCAATAAAACTTGTCCGACAATCAACCCCCAAGCGCCAAAGTGA
- a CDS encoding sensor histidine kinase: MNQISKIWSKIDPFSLRVRLTVGVAGVSALGLGSLAIWTSWKMQQILINDHKLNVEQIAERLPRDVQLYSEIMPPSTGLQKAINNLTTTNTYLWIKSSDHQIIAQSPNWNQLSQTTSTKLMSLTEMSVKPQVAKVNQRYFVLCSSALPIQDQTLGKLFVVQDVTSEQTIFLVIVRYLGIGSILAIITISVAIAFYIKRSLQPLRQLSQMTQVISLADLGQAQIYLDNAPSEVKELAKTFNMMLSRLSQSWEQERQFVSNVSHELRTPLTIVHGYLQSVLRRQKNLTPAQQEALETAALEAERTIRLLQHLLDLARADSGHLHLRMEPCVLNDLVAEVVNMAEKYSDRTIKIESTTKSIEVRTDYNRLKQVLLNLIDNAVKYSEADTPVIVKLNQQGEEAIIEVCDQGCGIPLQEQSRIFERFYRIDEARDRSTGGYGLGLSIVKTFVEGMGGTVTVRSRTTTYHQTSRLNKGSVFTITLPACSLLE; the protein is encoded by the coding sequence GTGAATCAAATCAGCAAAATTTGGTCTAAAATTGACCCTTTTTCATTACGAGTACGCTTAACAGTCGGTGTTGCTGGGGTTTCAGCTTTGGGGTTAGGTAGCCTCGCTATTTGGACAAGCTGGAAAATGCAGCAAATTTTAATTAACGATCATAAACTGAATGTTGAACAAATTGCCGAACGTTTACCCCGCGATGTGCAACTGTATAGCGAAATCATGCCACCATCAACTGGGTTACAAAAAGCAATTAATAATTTAACAACTACCAATACATATTTATGGATCAAAAGTTCCGATCATCAAATTATCGCACAATCTCCAAACTGGAATCAGTTATCTCAGACAACAAGCACTAAGTTAATGTCTTTAACTGAGATGTCGGTTAAACCCCAAGTAGCAAAAGTTAACCAACGTTATTTTGTGTTATGTAGTAGTGCATTACCAATACAAGATCAGACATTAGGAAAATTGTTTGTAGTTCAAGATGTTACCAGTGAACAAACAATTTTTTTAGTCATAGTGCGGTATTTGGGAATTGGCAGTATTTTAGCAATTATCACAATTTCTGTAGCGATCGCATTTTATATTAAACGTTCTTTGCAACCTCTGCGTCAGTTAAGTCAAATGACACAAGTCATTTCCTTAGCCGATTTAGGACAAGCGCAAATTTATTTAGATAATGCACCTAGCGAAGTTAAAGAACTAGCTAAAACCTTCAATATGATGTTATCTCGCCTGTCCCAATCTTGGGAACAAGAGCGACAATTTGTGAGTAATGTTTCTCACGAACTACGTACACCATTAACTATAGTACATGGTTACTTGCAAAGTGTATTACGTCGGCAAAAAAACTTAACCCCAGCCCAACAAGAAGCTTTAGAAACTGCGGCTTTGGAAGCGGAACGCACCATCCGGCTATTACAGCATTTACTAGATTTAGCACGAGCAGATAGTGGTCATTTACATCTGCGGATGGAACCTTGTGTGTTGAATGACTTAGTTGCAGAAGTTGTCAACATGGCAGAAAAATATAGCGATCGCACAATCAAAATTGAGTCTACTACAAAATCAATAGAGGTAAGAACAGACTACAATCGTCTGAAACAAGTATTATTAAATTTAATTGATAATGCTGTTAAGTATTCCGAAGCTGATACACCCGTAATTGTCAAATTAAATCAGCAAGGAGAAGAGGCAATCATTGAAGTTTGCGATCAAGGTTGTGGTATACCTTTACAAGAACAATCGCGGATTTTTGAACGATTTTATCGTATTGATGAAGCTCGCGATCGCTCTACCGGGGGTTATGGATTAGGATTGTCGATTGTTAAAACATTTGTAGAGGGTATGGGTGGTACTGTGACGGTGCGTAGCCGTACAACAACTTATCATCAGACATCGCGCTTAAATAAAGGAAGCGTATTTACAATCACTTTGCCAGCCTGCTCATTACTAGAATAA
- a CDS encoding hybrid sensor histidine kinase/response regulator, whose product MIHILLVEDSPTDARLLHQIFMRADQEEWQMTHVERLSEAINISLENPIFIPDDSQTQNVKQRRFDVVLLDLSLPDSTGLDTLKEYQAEIPDIPVVVLTGLDDQQLALQALAEGAQDYLVKDQITMQLLVRAARYAIERGDILNKLRETEERSRHALAKEQELNELKSNFVAMVSHEFRNPMTTIRTALEILEYNNAELTPEQRTKYFERVQNAIKQMLQLLDEILFLSKTEAAKLEYNPAPLHLENFCSEIADIFQMRTGSHHTISFTVQGECNHVQMDEDLLTCILTNLLSNAIKYSPQPSYIKFDLNCNNGIATFQVQDQGVGIPQKDQSNLFQSFYRASNVGRIQGTGLGLAIVKRCVDLHGGEIQIESQQNIGTTVTVTLPLQFV is encoded by the coding sequence ATGATTCACATTCTACTGGTAGAAGATAGCCCTACTGATGCCAGACTGCTACATCAAATATTTATGCGTGCAGATCAAGAAGAATGGCAGATGACACATGTTGAGCGACTATCTGAGGCGATTAATATTAGTTTAGAAAACCCTATATTTATACCTGATGATTCTCAAACTCAAAATGTCAAGCAACGCAGATTTGATGTAGTCTTGTTAGATCTTAGCCTGCCAGACTCTACAGGACTAGACACGTTGAAAGAATATCAGGCAGAAATACCAGACATTCCAGTCGTAGTCTTAACAGGGCTTGATGATCAACAGTTGGCACTGCAAGCCTTGGCAGAAGGCGCACAAGACTATCTTGTTAAAGATCAAATTACTATGCAACTGTTAGTGCGGGCTGCACGTTATGCCATTGAACGGGGAGATATTCTCAACAAGCTACGGGAGACTGAAGAACGTAGCCGTCATGCATTAGCGAAAGAACAAGAACTCAACGAACTCAAGTCAAATTTTGTGGCTATGGTTTCTCATGAATTTCGTAACCCAATGACCACAATTCGCACGGCTTTAGAAATTCTCGAATATAATAATGCAGAATTAACCCCAGAACAACGAACGAAATATTTTGAGCGGGTTCAAAATGCTATTAAGCAAATGCTTCAGCTTTTAGATGAGATATTGTTTTTGAGTAAAACTGAAGCTGCCAAATTAGAATATAACCCTGCACCTTTGCATTTAGAAAACTTCTGTAGCGAAATTGCCGACATTTTTCAAATGAGGACGGGTAGTCATCACACCATTAGTTTTACTGTTCAAGGTGAATGTAACCACGTCCAAATGGATGAAGACTTACTAACTTGTATCTTAACCAATTTACTTTCTAATGCGATTAAGTATTCTCCTCAACCAAGTTATATTAAATTTGATTTAAACTGCAATAATGGTATTGCAACTTTCCAGGTTCAAGACCAAGGAGTAGGCATTCCCCAAAAAGACCAATCTAATCTATTTCAAAGTTTCTATCGCGCCAGTAATGTAGGTCGGATTCAAGGTACAGGTTTAGGACTGGCGATTGTTAAAAGGTGTGTGGATTTACATGGGGGTGAGATTCAAATAGAAAGTCAGCAAAATATTGGTACAACGGTGACAGTGACATTACCATTGCAATTTGTTTAA
- a CDS encoding response regulator: MVNNQSFRHIEILLIEDSPSDANLTIKGFLNAKIANNLHWVEDGETAINYLQQQGEFADAPRPDLILLDLNLPGMDGREVLTEIKSNPNLKCIPVVVLTTSTDEQDILRSYNLSANCYVTKPLDVYQFIQVVHLIKDFWLAAVALPPD; the protein is encoded by the coding sequence ATGGTTAATAATCAGTCATTCCGACATATTGAAATTCTTTTAATTGAAGATTCGCCTAGCGATGCGAACCTCACCATCAAAGGCTTTCTCAATGCCAAAATCGCTAACAATTTGCACTGGGTTGAAGATGGTGAAACTGCGATAAATTACCTACAACAGCAAGGAGAGTTTGCTGATGCACCTCGTCCAGACTTAATTTTGCTCGATTTAAATTTGCCAGGAATGGATGGGCGCGAAGTCTTAACAGAAATCAAATCAAATCCAAATCTCAAATGTATTCCTGTTGTCGTACTTACAACTTCAACTGATGAACAGGACATCCTCCGTTCTTATAATCTTAGTGCTAATTGCTATGTCACAAAACCCCTAGATGTTTATCAGTTCATTCAAGTTGTGCATTTAATTAAAGATTTTTGGTTAGCAGCAGTAGCCCTTCCACCAGATTAA